In Glycine max cultivar Williams 82 chromosome 4, Glycine_max_v4.0, whole genome shotgun sequence, the genomic stretch TTATGTTACATAATAACAAAAATCTCAAAGTAAAACTACATGATCGTTGGAAATCAACATGTAGATCAAAACAAACGTAACAAACTacattgaaataaatatttattaacattcccccacataatttaaaattttaaaatatttttttaaaaataatttgtatagaaCATAAAAGAAAGAGCATGTGATATTATATTTCGGTATAAAGAACCTTTCGGTTTTAagccttatacctagtgtttatgaaTTTTCGtccgagaaaaatgtagtgacttAATTTTCTTGAACTACACATTTTTTAACTGGACTTTAGTACAGAACTCCTACAATATTGACATTCATTTAGGTTCTAATAAGTGATAGCGCGTTACATGGCCTTACACATGTATCTTGTTTCGTGAGTGTCACTTAGAGATTAACCCATATCTCACAGTGGCGGCCCCACTAccacactcactaggtgaatcctcaaagagtggTTTGTGACCTCATccctacaataattgtcatcCGATTCattaagatgtttttttttaccaaaaatacacatatataaatatttcaaccttaatattgccacaatttataatacTTCTCGTCATAGAAATGAGAAACGGAGCAACtccacaaaattttattttggtgtactttagtcaaTAAACAATTTTGTTATTACTCGTTGAACTCCATTCATGGGATCACTAATCACACGGAAATGGGTGTCCATTattgtaactaaataatgggcTCTAGTCCCATTTCCCTTGACGACTCAAGTACTTGTTGGTGCGTCAACCCTTTTGTAAGCGGATctgcaatattattttttgacctgacaaagtcaagagaaatgacaccataagaaatcaaatttctgatAGACTTATGTCTTactcttaagtgtcttcttttttcattaaaattttttctagtaactttagatataacaacttgactatcacaatgcaCAGAAATAGGAGGTATAGGCTTATTCAATAACGACAAATcacataacaaatttttaagaaaatcagcCTCACTAGTAGCATTATCTAAAGCAATAGTTTTTGCTTCTATGGTAGAACGtgaaataatagtttgtttAACAGATTTCCATGATACTACACCGCCAGCTAAAGTAAAGACATAACCACTTGTCGATTTTATTTCATCAGAATCAGAAATCCAATTTGCATCACTAAATCCCTCAATTACTTTCTAATCTATCAATTGCATATGCAATGTCAGGCCTAGAGAAGTTTGTCAAATGTGACAAAGAACCaataatttgagaatatttatgtgaaaaaattcatttactcaaatttttctttaacttaatgaatgagtcataaggagtagaaacatgtttcacatcaaaataattaaacttcttcaaatAATGTGATTGGGTTAAAATCATGTCATCATCTTTCTTTATAAGCTTAATacccaaaatcacatctacATGAACAAGGtccttcatatcaaaattaCTAGACAATAAAGacttcacatcatttatgaaatGCATATTATTACCAAATATTaatatgtcatccacatacaaattatcatcaaattgttttgcatacacacatttatcactATTATTGATTTGAAAACCATACGAAAGAACGACTTGATCAAACTTTTTGTGCCATTGctttggagcttgtttcaaaccatataaaaatttaacaagtttacaaaatttcttttctttacttgGTTCTACAAAGCCTTCAAGTTGGCTcatataaatttattcttttaaatcaccatttaaaaagatagtttttacatccatttgatgaatttctaaattaaaaatataagcaaGTGCAATTAAAACTCTAACAATAGTAACTTTAGAAACAGGAAAATATGTATCAAAGAAATCTACACCTTCTATTTGTTTACAACCAATCATAACAAGTCTTTCCTTAAATTTTTCTATAGACCCAtcaattcttaatttctttcggAAAATTCACTTACAACATATACTGTTACAACTAGGGGGAAGATCGGTATGAATCCaagttttattagttttaagaGAACTATTTTCATCATTAATAGCTTCTTTCCAAAAAGTTACATCAATATACCTCATGACCTCACCATAAGTTTTAGGATCATCTTTAAgtagaaaagaacaaaatttagaaCCAAAATCCTTAACTTTTTCAGATCTTTTACTCCTCCTAAGTTCAAAAACAATGTCCTTATTAGCATTACTACAAGATGATAAATTAGACCAAGAAGTATCACAAACAAAtttagacaatttatttttcaaaggaaaaacattttcaaagaaagtAACATCTCTAGATTCCATAATAGTATCATTAGATGTTTCATACACTTCTAAATTAACAACCAAAAATCTATAAGTAATATTATGCAAAGAATATCCAACAAACACAATCATAgtttttggtccaatttttcttttcttattaataggaATGTTAACATTTGCAAGGCGCTCCCACAATTTAAGATATTTCagatgtgattctttttttttcataactcataaatgggttttcaaaaaaaaaaaaatcttaaggtATCCTAATAAGAATATGACATGCAGAATATAAAGCTTCACccaagtgtttattttattgcttTGTGTATTATATTTTCAcacgtttatttttttttagcaagGAACTACATATATAGAGGCAACCAGTCACCCATGTGTAGCAACAAAATACTTACAACAATGACGTTAaacaacagaaaataaaaagcaaacaacaaacttcttaattttaaaaacttgtaAGTTTACAAAGGAATTTGACCAAGTAAAAGATAACTTCCTGAAATTAGTATATAAATAGAAGTAATGAGATGCCTTTAGTTTTTCACATAGACTAATTCTAAAAGCattttatctttacaaaacataattaataaagaaaatatattttaattttaaaatttaaattataagaaaatattttccaacaatctcccactaatttaaaatttaaggaaatgaaataatataataaaaacatttttaatggagCATAATACATTGTGTTTTCATCAATTAATTTTCCAGGCTTACTAGAAAGAGACTCAATCATATCCATTATagacattttgataaaatagaatGCTACTACAACAAAGATTATACAAGAAAGTAGTTTTTGTCTCTAAgattgttacaaaattaaaataaaataaaagaaataaatgagaagaaaatgcaaaaccctcaactaaataacaaaacaatagTAGCAAAATAACTTCAGTTGACAGAACATGAATCAACAATGCAATATATCATACAATAAGcacaaaggaaaataatttaaggGAGAAATTTTTAATGGGTTTGGGTTGAAGTGCGcaaacgctatccttagagagaaaacaccCCATTACACTggtaggaaaatttgattgcgctcctctcccaagatacgacaatCCGTTGGTTTCGATTGTGTACAACAAAAGGATCCCTGAACTTTTTAAACACCAATACTCTTGttctcaaaaataattttgttataagaAAGGAAAGACAAAATTTAGAGaggaagaaaacaaattgtttATCATGCTTGTGCCTTTTCCAGAGAGGAAAATATGTTGACCATTGGAAACCAACGTGCAGGTCAAAACAAATGTAACAAATACGTAACAAACTGTATTGACCCACTAAAAGCAAAATTTTAGAAAAGGTAGAAAATCTAATTTTACGTAAGAGATTCTAaaacaaatagtttattttataaaagtagaATTAATATgagtaacatatttttataaaattttaaattataaaacaaatatttactaacaAAATTTGGGTGCTTTTGATTAGGAATGACAAGAGACACGGATAATGTCTAGCTATTACCCGTCCCACGAGTTAGAAAATCAGCCCGTGTCCGCCCTGCGAATCCGTGGATATCCGCAAATCCAATTACTCGTGGATTTTTGTATACCTACGAATACCCATGGGTATCCATgaatgttaaaaaatgaaaaatcttttttgtagcaaaaaaagaaaaatatataatgtcaACACCTTGATTGCATAACTCAAACataaattcaaataacattaaagcataaattcaaataagattagtctctttaaaacattggttcaaataaaattaatctatCTACAACATAAGTCCAATAAAAGAAGTTCAACTTCAATTCCTTAAATCTAAACAACTTCAACTTTACTCTTCAACAACCTCACTTTGGTCACTTGTTCCcgaaacaaaaaaacatataaattaaaaccaTTGACGataaatattgttaaaattggaatgaaatatatataaaaaagatactAACATCATCAACTATTTCCTCAAACACTTTTTGGAGTAACATTTTGTCCACCTTTGATTTAGTTGAgcctgaaaaagaaaacaagttcattaaaatatgtaaataatatgAATAGCTAATTTAAAGTATCAATTTAACTACCTTCCATGTCGGTCCAAAGTCAATCTGCCTCCAAAGTATCTAGATGTAATCTACTACGATGTGAAGTAAGAATACGACCATATGTACTAAATGAAGACTcaataatcattataaatttgacCCATTTCCGTGAATGAAACCATCAACCTAAGGTCATGGACTACTTCATTTCAATAGTATAATAATTCATAAGaggtaaatataaaaatgaaagctATACAGGAGAAACATGAAAATTTAACATTTGTAGTAGAGGATTAAAAAAGAGGCCAAAAGAAAACTCAGCAATTAcaagattaaaaaagaatatctTGTTCCATCGAAGCAATTGAGCAATACCATAATGATCATCTAATCATCATCTATCTATCAGCTATAGGAGATTTGGCCATCAGAAACCTAAGCATGCTCAAGCACACTCTTAGCAGAAATCAGGAAAAGCAATGCCTTTGTTGTTCATTTCATTTTCCCTTTCATCTCCTGTCAGTTGTATATGTGAACCATTTCTGGTTGTTCAGAATCTGAACTTAAGTGCAAGTCATTGAGAAGTTGCTAGCTATACTCATCTACCCCTAGCTATCAATCCCAACTTTCTGGCGGCCCTGATAATATCCCAAATGTATATCACGATAGGCTTATCAGGCAAGACCCTTTCAGGTTCCATTTAGGGGAAATAGATTGCTTTCTTTTCCATTCCCCCTTTTTGTACAGTGCCTTCTTTCTGCATTAATTCATGATTTAAGGTGTTGTGTGCTGGTGTTGGTTAATTTTTAACATGTGcaagtatatataatataattatatacaatGAAGTATATTTCTCATTAAAATGTAAGGATTACATAACATACATTTTACGAGTCAATACTACAGTTGAGTACTTTTTACGTTTTTAATCTATTAAGAACaaatgagaaattaattaatatcagaAAAATTGCGGAGATGCCACGTTGatgtgtactttttttttattagtcagAATGCCTTGTCAATTGAAACCACCATTATCCCAGTGATCCTCCACAGCTCTTGCCAATCCAAAATTCGAAACTTTAGCCCTAAAATTCCCAAATCCCCCAAGTTTCAAATTCTAAATGCTAAATTGCTAATTACCTCATCCACACCAGAACCAAGTTTCAAATCCCCCAAATCATAGTATTAGGAGGGCGAAGGACATTGtagaagaaaatagaaattgaATGGAGATGTACATGTGCGTCGAGGTTGTGAGAAGATTGGTGACGGTGTTGGAAGTGTGGGGTGCGGCGGTGATGACGAGGTTGTGAGAAGAGGAGGTTGTCCTCGGCCCTTTGCGCGGTGCAGCGGTCATGACGGTGTTGAGTGTTGGCAGTGTCGAAGTATGGGGTGCAGAGCGGCGATGCTTTGCGGCGGTGCGTTGCCGGGTGGCAGTGCTTTGTGGCGGTGCGGTGAGAGAGTGAGGCTGTGGCCTGTGGGGCACTGGAGCTGCGCCATGCGCAAAGTGTGAGTGAAAAGAGTACGGTTTTTTCCAAAGCCTAACTCGTTATATATATGAGGGTATTATGATATCCACTCTGCCATCGTGCGATAGGATATAGCGGGTACCCGGAGGACAGGTAAAAATGGATAGTTAAAAAATCCGTTTCCTCGGATAGTGAGTATCTGTTTACATTACCCCTTTTCTATCCATTGTACTTCGGTTGCAAAGATATAAAGCagttagaataataataaaataacgtGGTGGTTTGTTGTCCGACAAAAACTATAGTCTAAAGTCTAAACTATTGAAAATATGTCTGTGAACCTGTTTTTATCATTTCAAATCAGCTTTCACACATTTCAAAATATAGTAACagttaatttaatcttttattttatattttgttgtgaTTTTAGTTTGAAGAACtcaaataaattcataaaatttgctTTAGATTTCATTTAAATTCCTAAAATTAACTAGTTTTATCATTTTGGTCCTATTCCAGGTACTTAagtaatagtaataacaaaatttttggAACCAACATGAGAGATAAGGGTTAATTTTAGGAACTTTGCTAAAACCTTAAAAGACTTCAAgaatttatttgagtttttatttatttcaatgactaatgataacaaaatataaatctagtaactaaattaatcatttattttcataaagaagtaatattttgaacatttttgATTGTGCATCACTCACTTTGGACTGGATTAGACtcaacaaatttcttgttcCTGCATCTTCTTCCAAGTTTTAATCtataaaataaagacaaatgataataaaaaatgcaaaaataagcacatttttttttatcaatctaaataatttgaattgatAACCAAtcacatattaaataaatttttatatttcttggtaattaatttgaaaagaatccttaaattaataatataaccgatagtatgtttatttatataatttagttCGTATTTagtctaatttatatttaaaaaaataatctcgtTAGCCCactttttgatttttgttttttgaataaaaaaacatatactgGAAGTCCTTTTTGTCCGGGGTcctatttgtaattttgtatttgacCAAAGAAATAGACATCACCGGCAGCagcaaaatatttcttttatttctcccttattccctctttctttccctcATTTCAATTTTGCTGCTCTCTTCCCATTTTCTCTGCTACACTTGTGCACCTTGACCCTCTCTCCAGCAACCATGAATGCCTCCATCATTGGttcgttttcttcttttctcacaCCCTTTTCTTTATCTCCATCTCACTCATCTTCcttgtttcacttttttttgaCGTTGTGTTGTGCACCGTTATTGAAGATCCGTTGCAGGGCGATTTCCCTGAAGTGATAGAGGAGTATTTGGAATATGGTTGTATGAAATGCATTGCCTTCAATCGCCGTGGCACCCTTCTTGCTGGTAacgcctctctctctctctctctctctctctcttatgttTCATATTCAACTGCTGCTGTGTCCTTCCAGGGTATTCTCCTTTGATGCATTTTCGtgaaaattttttatcttttggtttTTTGTGGCCTGTGTTTATGCTAATCATTTGGTTTTAGAAAACGGGTTGTGGGTAAAAACTGAATTTTATGTACTAAATATCGATTTCAAGGTTAAAGTAGCGAACTTTAGTGCATAATTCCCTTTTTCCCTGATGACCCAGATAAGAAAAGGACACTATTTTTACTcatattgtatatattgtatatgtACTATGTAGGGTGTTTTTTTTGACACTTTTCATTGTGGGGCTTATGTTGAATTTTGGGATTCTACCATCAAGGGTCGTGTCCTGTTTTTAACTTTTCATGCCTTGGCTTGGTGATGGAGAAATATTAAAGGGTATGGATACATTTTTCCCTAACGCAGTAATGATGCAATTGATGCTGAAGGCATTGGATAAGCTTGATGTGCATGATGTAGTTGATGTTTACTTCACCATTATACTGGAATAAGTTTGGGAGGCAATAATGGGTATGTGTGGTATTTGTTCAAATGTGACTGGAGTAAATATTATAGCAAGTGTCGAactaatatgaattatttattgtagttaTTTGCAATATCAATTTTCTTACTTTTGATCTTGAGTTGCTCAATTGAACCAGCTGGATGCAACAATGGAAGTTGTGTTATTTGGGATTTTGAAACCAGAGGCATTGCTAAGATTCTGCGTGATGATGAATGTTCTTCTCCCATAACTAGCATTTGCTGGTCAAAGTATGGTCATCAAATTCTTGTATCTGCTGCTGATAAATCATTGATATTGTGGGATGTTATGAGTAGTAAGAAGATAACACGGATAGTTTTGCAACAAACCCCCCTACAAGCTCGTCTTCATCCAGGATCCTCGACCCCATCTCTTTGCTTAGCATGTCCTCTTTCATGTGCTCCAATGATTGTTGATCTGAACACAGGAAACACAACTTTACTTAAAGTTTCTGTCTTAGAGACATGCAATGGACCAACACCAACCCCTCCTTCACGTAATAAATGTTCTGATGGAATTACCTCCTTCACACCAACTGCTGCTTGTTTTAATAAGTATGGGACTCTGGTTTATGTGGGAAACTCAAAAGGGGAAATTCTTGCCATTGATTACAAAAATGGTGACGTGCGTGCTGTAGTTCCAATCTCTGGTGGTTCTGTTGTAAAGAACATTGTGTTCAGCAGGAATGGGCAGTATCTGCTcacaaattcaaatgatcgaatAATTCGAATCTATGAAAACCGTCTACCCCTGAAAGATGAAGTCAGAGCCCTTGATGACCTGAGTGAGAACCACAATGTTCTAAATAATATCGAGAATTTGAAGGCTGTTGGATCAAAATGTTTAACTTTATTCCGGGAATTTCAAGATTCCATCACGAAGGTACACTGGAAAGCACCTTGTTTCAGTGGTGATGGTGAGTGGGTAGTCGGTGGTTCTGCTAGCAAAGGTGAGCACAAGATTTACATATGGGATAGAGCTGGACATCTTGTGAAAATCCTTGAAGGGCCTAAGGAAGCTCTGATAGATTTAGCATGGCATCCTGTGCATCCTATTGTTGTATCTGTTTCGCTGAATGGTTTGGTTTATATATGGGCAAAAGATTATACTGAGAACTGGAGTGCATTTGCTCCTGATTTCAAGGAGCTTGAGGAAAATGAGGAGTATGTAGAGCGTGAAGATGAATTTGATCTGATTCCTGAGACTGAGAAGGTAAAAGATTATTTATTCGATTGGTCATGGACatcattctttctttttgcccATTCTCTTTTTATGTTATATGCTTGCAGGTGAAAGGACCTGATGTTAATGAAGATGAGGAAGTTGACATTATAACAGTGGAGAAAGATGCTGCTTTCAGTGATTCTGATATGTCTCAAGAAGAGCTATGTTACTTGCCATCAACCCCTAGTCGTGATGTTCCTGAGCAGCAAGAGAAGTGTGTAGAAAGTTCTTCTAAGTTGTTGGACAGCAATAACACTGGATCCCCTCTTTCGGAAGAAGCTGGACCAAATGGACATATGATGAATCATGCATCTAGTCCTCTTGAAGGTAATAGCATGCTTTGCATTATATGCTTGTTGCTAAGTATTTGAGTTCTTTAGAATCTCAAATTCTAATACTCCCTCCTCCAATAAATAAAAGGTATAGAGTCATGATCTTGTAATTTTGCCAGCAAATTTATTTGGTGGGCTTGACTTTGGAATTTGCAACTCAACTTGATTAAGTCTATTACTGAAAGAAATGGATTATTTGTCTCTGTTTGTTTGAATGGACAGAAAATGAGGGgagagaaatatttaaatttgaattgaagaTAATGGCGGAGAGAAAATTCTctaattttgtttcttaaagtctagttttctctttctccctctctctctctccattttctcttaaaccaaacaaaaagaaatgcgtcattatttgttcttttttattatttctactcTATTTCTTTATAACCAAATATTGTGGTAGGCTTAATGTGATAGTTATAGTTTAGGACCAATTAACTTAGTCATTTAGTCTCTAATTATGCTTCTAAAAAGTTTCAAAGTCTCCCCAATTTTATTTAGACAAGACTTAAAAGTCCACCTTTTTATCCCCAATGGGTGGTTAAGTTGTAATGTATTGTCTATGCATTTTTCTAATACAGACCTTTGACTCTTCTGATgcctttaataataatattttatttttctattgttaTGAAGATGATGCTGGGCGCATGAAAAGAAAGCGGAAACCTTCAGAGAAGGTGTTGGAATTACAAGCAGAAAAAGTTAAGAAACCCTCAAAATCTAGCAAATTGGCAAAACCTAAGAGCAAATCTTTGGCCGATCAAGATAATGGTAACGGTTTTCATGGTGATGGACTTTATGATGAATAATTGTAGATTATGAAATTCTTGTTTACAAAAGCACAgttttatcttcattttttgtctttattagtttttcttttctaaaaaaacttaCCTTTATGGCTTTATTTAAACTTGCCTCCTTTCTCTCTATCCTTGACCTATGTTTCTAAGTTGGTGGTGGTTAGTGAAAGCTGATGTGTtctctaatttatatttttttgaccaTCCTCATTGATAATAGAGTTTTTTCGAGATAGGTTTGAGCAGTGTTATTAAAAAGCGGCCATGGCGGAATGGCGTCGCGGAATTTTGGAAAAACGCCACCAAATAGCAGTGGCGTTGCAGGTTGCTTATGGCGGCCATGGCGGAATCACGTGAATGACGGAATAgcggatttttttattttaaaaaacgtgCGTGACAGGGGTTGGGCTGACCCGAGCCAACCATACCCGAGTTTCTCCTCTTCAGCGGTACGACCAGCAGCAGTCTCCAGCGCGACGAATGGCGGTGTGGGCGCCGGCGACACAAACGACAACCGCAGACGACGTTCTCGAGCATGACGGCAGCAGACCAGCAGACGACGCATGCGAGAGACAGACGACCGACGACCAATGCACCAACGCACGTCGACGGCGACGGCAGTGCTTTGGtgcgttttaatttttttgttttgtccatggCAAACTGGTCTCTTaaacaaagaaggaagaaagtcTAGACATTTGAgaattgtttgtttcttttttcctagGCTAAGggcgttttcttttttctgtttgacACCCGTTTTTGATGAgggttgctttttttttttcctttttctatttgacatccttttttatttttgacacccgttttttgtttttttttcttttctgttatttgaatgcaatccattgtttttttcaattttttattaatatttatacgtatatttttatttattttttgtccgcCATAACGTCCGCCATCCGCCAtatttttatggcggatttttgactttccgccatgaaccgccatccgccattaacaacattggGTTTGAGTTCATATGAATATCTTTGAATTGGCTaatgttaactttttttatttttttttaaacttgttGAACTTTTGGCTTagcaatattaaataaatttctcaaTTAGTTTGATTTGATCTAAGAGTAAATAATCTTATTAGTAACTTTACCACTAcgtttataactaaaaaatatgtatGTGGAGTCTCCAAACATTGCATATGTCAGTCTTGTTTGTTCTAAACATTGGATGGCTATTGTTTGGAGCAACAAACAACACACTTTG encodes the following:
- the LOC100818581 gene encoding protein RBL isoform X1, with product MNASIIDPLQGDFPEVIEEYLEYGCMKCIAFNRRGTLLAAGCNNGSCVIWDFETRGIAKILRDDECSSPITSICWSKYGHQILVSAADKSLILWDVMSSKKITRIVLQQTPLQARLHPGSSTPSLCLACPLSCAPMIVDLNTGNTTLLKVSVLETCNGPTPTPPSRNKCSDGITSFTPTAACFNKYGTLVYVGNSKGEILAIDYKNGDVRAVVPISGGSVVKNIVFSRNGQYLLTNSNDRIIRIYENRLPLKDEVRALDDLSENHNVLNNIENLKAVGSKCLTLFREFQDSITKVHWKAPCFSGDGEWVVGGSASKGEHKIYIWDRAGHLVKILEGPKEALIDLAWHPVHPIVVSVSLNGLVYIWAKDYTENWSAFAPDFKELEENEEYVEREDEFDLIPETEKVKGPDVNEDEEVDIITVEKDAAFSDSDMSQEELCYLPSTPSRDVPEQQEKCVESSSKLLDSNNTGSPLSEEAGPNGHMMNHASSPLEDDAGRMKRKRKPSEKVLELQAEKVKKPSKSSKLAKPKSKSLADQDNDNAANHKVVGKMTELKKRFGGICHYLFPTSYLSLGCLSMTTREH
- the LOC100818581 gene encoding protein RBL isoform X2, encoding MNASIIDPLQGDFPEVIEEYLEYGCMKCIAFNRRGTLLAAGCNNGSCVIWDFETRGIAKILRDDECSSPITSICWSKYGHQILVSAADKSLILWDVMSSKKITRIVLQQTPLQARLHPGSSTPSLCLACPLSCAPMIVDLNTGNTTLLKVSVLETCNGPTPTPPSRNKCSDGITSFTPTAACFNKYGTLVYVGNSKGEILAIDYKNGDVRAVVPISGGSVVKNIVFSRNGQYLLTNSNDRIIRIYENRLPLKDEVRALDDLSENHNVLNNIENLKAVGSKCLTLFREFQDSITKVHWKAPCFSGDGEWVVGGSASKGEHKIYIWDRAGHLVKILEGPKEALIDLAWHPVHPIVVSVSLNGLVYIWAKDYTENWSAFAPDFKELEENEEYVEREDEFDLIPETEKVKGPDVNEDEEVDIITVEKDAAFSDSDMSQEELCYLPSTPSRDVPEQQEKCVESSSKLLDSNNTGSPLSEEAGPNGHMMNHASSPLEDDAGRMKRKRKPSEKVLELQAEKVKKPSKSSKLAKPKSKSLADQDNGLSSVIKKRPWRNGVAEFWKNATK
- the LOC100818581 gene encoding protein RBL isoform X3 — protein: MAGCNNGSCVIWDFETRGIAKILRDDECSSPITSICWSKYGHQILVSAADKSLILWDVMSSKKITRIVLQQTPLQARLHPGSSTPSLCLACPLSCAPMIVDLNTGNTTLLKVSVLETCNGPTPTPPSRNKCSDGITSFTPTAACFNKYGTLVYVGNSKGEILAIDYKNGDVRAVVPISGGSVVKNIVFSRNGQYLLTNSNDRIIRIYENRLPLKDEVRALDDLSENHNVLNNIENLKAVGSKCLTLFREFQDSITKVHWKAPCFSGDGEWVVGGSASKGEHKIYIWDRAGHLVKILEGPKEALIDLAWHPVHPIVVSVSLNGLVYIWAKDYTENWSAFAPDFKELEENEEYVEREDEFDLIPETEKVKGPDVNEDEEVDIITVEKDAAFSDSDMSQEELCYLPSTPSRDVPEQQEKCVESSSKLLDSNNTGSPLSEEAGPNGHMMNHASSPLEDDAGRMKRKRKPSEKVLELQAEKVKKPSKSSKLAKPKSKSLADQDNDNAANHKVVGKMTELKKRFGGICHYLFPTSYLSLGCLSMTTREH